One part of the Sporosarcina ureae genome encodes these proteins:
- a CDS encoding peroxiredoxin family protein has product MKKKWSIIISVLVVVIMGFIIFMLNKEIKEETSGIPGYEDAGIDKLPKDERERLPQDWQTTTEPDKPGLDKEDVAPDFELTTLDGDTVKLSDYRGKTVMLNFWASWCPPCRSEMPHMDSYYTDNKETDNMEILAVNMTKTEKNKVESAKEFVDEYKLSFPILLDKDSEVMKMYQIKVYPTSYIINEEGVITDKLMLPLDDKMIKQLIEESKAE; this is encoded by the coding sequence GTGAAAAAAAAGTGGAGCATAATTATTTCAGTTTTAGTTGTCGTCATCATGGGATTCATTATATTCATGTTGAACAAAGAAATTAAAGAAGAAACTTCTGGTATTCCGGGTTATGAAGATGCCGGAATAGATAAATTACCGAAAGACGAGCGTGAACGTCTGCCGCAAGATTGGCAAACCACTACCGAACCTGACAAGCCAGGCCTCGATAAAGAGGATGTAGCACCTGACTTTGAACTAACCACACTTGACGGGGATACGGTAAAGTTATCCGACTACCGGGGTAAAACAGTTATGTTAAACTTCTGGGCATCGTGGTGTCCACCATGTCGTTCGGAAATGCCGCATATGGATAGCTACTACACCGACAATAAAGAAACCGACAATATGGAAATACTCGCAGTCAACATGACAAAGACTGAAAAGAATAAAGTCGAAAGTGCGAAGGAATTCGTGGATGAATATAAATTGTCGTTCCCGATTTTATTAGATAAGGATAGCGAAGTCATGAAAATGTATCAGATCAAAGTCTACCCGACTTCATATATCATCAATGAAGAAGGCGTCATCACAGATAAATTAATGTTGCCGCTTGATGACAAGATGATCAAACAGTTAATAGAGGAAAGTAAAGCAGAGTGA
- the hslO gene encoding Hsp33 family molecular chaperone HslO gives MTTDYLVKALAFEGQIRAYAVRSTETVGEMQQRHQMWPTATAALGRTVSASVMMGAMLKGEDNITVKIQGNGPLGPIVVDANAKGEVRGYATNPQTHLPLNEQGKLDVSGAVGTEGMLSVVKDLGMKDYFTGQVPIISGEIAEDFTQYMVVSEQVPSAVALGVLVNPDNTVKASGGFILQVMPGATEETIVLLEERIANMTAISTMIDNGLTPEGILSEVLGQDNVEFLTRIDVKFDCDCSKERFSEAIKGLGAVEIQAMIDEDHGAEAQCHFCLEKYHFSEQELQDLI, from the coding sequence ATGACAACAGATTATTTAGTAAAAGCACTAGCTTTCGAAGGACAGATTCGTGCATATGCAGTCCGCTCAACTGAAACAGTAGGAGAAATGCAACAACGTCACCAGATGTGGCCGACAGCGACTGCTGCTCTTGGACGTACCGTTTCAGCATCCGTCATGATGGGCGCTATGTTAAAAGGTGAAGACAATATTACAGTGAAAATCCAAGGAAATGGTCCACTAGGTCCGATTGTTGTGGATGCTAACGCAAAAGGGGAAGTCCGCGGATATGCTACAAATCCACAAACTCACTTACCTCTAAATGAACAAGGGAAATTAGACGTAAGTGGTGCAGTCGGTACGGAAGGTATGCTTTCCGTTGTAAAGGATCTCGGTATGAAAGATTACTTTACAGGGCAAGTGCCAATTATTTCCGGGGAAATTGCGGAAGACTTCACTCAGTACATGGTAGTATCTGAACAAGTACCGTCCGCTGTTGCACTAGGTGTACTTGTCAATCCAGACAACACAGTCAAAGCTTCAGGTGGATTCATACTGCAAGTAATGCCCGGAGCTACAGAAGAAACGATTGTATTGCTAGAAGAAAGAATTGCGAACATGACGGCGATTTCTACTATGATTGACAACGGACTAACGCCTGAAGGAATCCTTTCAGAAGTGTTAGGTCAAGACAACGTAGAATTTCTCACTAGAATAGACGTGAAGTTTGATTGTGATTGTTCCAAAGAGCGTTTTAGCGAGGCGATTAAAGGACTTGGGGCTGTAGAAATACAAGCGATGATCGATGAAGATCATGGTGCAGAAGCTCAATGCCACTTCTGTTTGGAGAAGTATCATTTCTCTGAGCAAGAACTTCAAGATTTAATTTAA
- the hpt gene encoding hypoxanthine phosphoribosyltransferase encodes MIAQDIEHVLISEEQLEEKVRELGATLTEEYREKFPLAVGILKGALPFMSDLIKRIDTYIELDFMDVSSYGNATVSSGEVKIIKDLNTSIEGRDVLIIEDIIDSGKTLNYLVELFKYRKANSIKIVTLLDKPTGRKVDLKADYVGFDVPDAFVVGYGLDYAEKYRNLPYIGVLKKEIYSF; translated from the coding sequence ATGATCGCACAAGATATCGAGCATGTTTTAATTTCAGAAGAGCAATTAGAAGAGAAAGTCCGGGAACTCGGAGCAACATTAACTGAAGAGTACCGTGAAAAGTTTCCATTGGCAGTCGGCATACTTAAAGGTGCATTACCATTTATGAGTGATCTGATCAAACGTATTGATACGTATATCGAATTGGATTTCATGGACGTCTCTAGTTATGGAAATGCAACAGTTTCTTCAGGTGAAGTGAAAATCATCAAAGATTTGAACACTAGCATAGAAGGTCGCGATGTGTTGATCATTGAAGACATTATCGACAGTGGAAAGACATTGAATTATTTAGTTGAGCTGTTTAAATACAGAAAAGCCAACTCTATTAAAATTGTTACATTGTTGGATAAACCTACTGGCCGTAAAGTAGATTTAAAAGCAGATTATGTTGGTTTCGATGTACCAGACGCGTTCGTAGTTGGGTACGGATTGGATTACGCAGAGAAATATCGTAATTTGCCATACATCGGTGTATTGAAAAAGGAAATCTATTCTTTCTGA
- the cysK gene encoding cysteine synthase A, whose translation MSRVGNSVIDLIGKTPLVKLNRLTGANDADVYLKLEFFNPGSSVKDRIALAMIESAEKSGNLKEGSTIIEPTSGNTGIGLAMVAAAKGYKSVLVMPDTMSLERRNLLRAYGADLVLTPGAEGMKGAISKAEQLAEENGWFLPQQFNNEANPEVHRLTTGPEIANALDQVDAFIAGIGTGGTITGVGEVLKERFPGINIVAVEPEDSAVLSGGKPGPHKIQGIGAGFVPKVLDTEIYDEVIKVSNDDAYTFARRAAREEGILGGVSSGAAIAAALQVAKKLGKGKTVVAILPSNGERYLSTPLYQFDEE comes from the coding sequence ATGAGTAGAGTGGGAAATTCAGTTATTGATTTGATAGGTAAAACACCGTTAGTAAAATTAAATCGTTTAACAGGTGCAAACGACGCAGATGTGTATTTGAAACTAGAATTCTTCAATCCTGGCTCAAGTGTCAAGGACCGTATTGCGCTTGCTATGATTGAGTCAGCGGAAAAGAGCGGTAATTTAAAAGAAGGCAGTACAATTATCGAGCCGACGAGCGGCAATACGGGTATCGGTCTCGCTATGGTTGCAGCTGCAAAAGGTTATAAGTCAGTACTTGTTATGCCTGACACGATGAGTTTAGAGCGTCGTAACTTACTTCGCGCATACGGAGCGGATTTAGTATTGACTCCAGGAGCTGAAGGAATGAAAGGCGCAATTTCTAAAGCAGAGCAATTGGCAGAAGAAAACGGTTGGTTCTTGCCACAACAATTCAATAATGAAGCAAACCCCGAAGTTCATCGTCTGACAACAGGACCTGAGATTGCGAATGCTCTGGATCAAGTAGACGCGTTCATTGCGGGAATTGGTACGGGTGGTACGATTACAGGAGTGGGCGAAGTATTAAAAGAACGTTTCCCTGGTATCAATATCGTTGCGGTAGAGCCGGAAGATTCAGCAGTATTGTCTGGAGGTAAGCCTGGACCGCATAAAATCCAAGGAATCGGGGCAGGATTTGTGCCGAAAGTGTTGGATACGGAAATCTATGATGAGGTTATCAAAGTTTCTAATGATGATGCATATACGTTTGCGCGTCGTGCGGCACGTGAAGAGGGTATCCTCGGTGGAGTATCTTCAGGTGCAGCAATTGCGGCTGCGTTGCAAGTAGCGAAGAAGTTAGGCAAAGGCAAAACAGTTGTAGCGATCCTTCCGTCAAACGGAGAACGTTACTTGAGCACCCCTCTTTATCAGTTTGATGAAGAGTAA
- a CDS encoding anthranilate synthase component I family protein, which translates to MNTVAYQTASMTKDEFFYAYRQLATEVERHVLLESGRGGEMCVAGLDPLVTFQAIETGLRLEWRDGKEEIVTGEDPLVLLNDFMTQYELEYQNELPAYQGGPIGMISYDYVRRYETLPVLAKDDLVTPDVFFYLFDQWAVLDIENEKVYFMALPEKQHSLDDIVNEWTEASQIGLTNRQFTPGQATDVDVTEDNLQVSVTGEQFEQMVRDVQQFIEQGDVVQVNLSVRQSKPLEAPSLLMYEALRSFNPSPYMAYMAAPDFEVVSGSPELLLKKRGTELSTRPIGGTRKRGLTETEDLALQEELVSNTKEKGEHKMLVDLECADFEGICQEGTVEVDEFMVVEKYSHVMHLVSNVRGTAASEDLAPIMHGVFPGGSITGDPKLRTMEIIEELEPTRRGLYTGSMGWIGFNEDLELNITIRTAFIQAGVVHIQAGAGLVPDSDPASEYEESLNKAKALWQAKEMAELVTRQESGHSH; encoded by the coding sequence ATGAATACAGTAGCTTATCAGACGGCTTCAATGACAAAAGATGAATTCTTTTACGCCTATCGTCAACTTGCGACAGAAGTGGAACGACATGTTTTATTAGAAAGTGGTCGTGGTGGAGAGATGTGCGTGGCGGGACTTGATCCGCTTGTGACATTTCAGGCAATCGAAACAGGGCTACGCTTGGAGTGGCGTGATGGCAAAGAAGAAATAGTAACAGGAGAAGATCCGCTAGTCCTGCTGAATGATTTTATGACGCAATATGAGCTGGAGTACCAGAATGAGTTACCTGCCTACCAAGGTGGTCCTATCGGGATGATCAGTTATGATTATGTCAGACGCTATGAGACGCTGCCGGTTCTTGCAAAAGATGATTTAGTGACACCTGATGTATTCTTTTATCTATTCGATCAATGGGCCGTGCTTGACATAGAAAATGAGAAAGTCTATTTTATGGCATTGCCTGAGAAGCAGCATAGCTTGGATGATATAGTGAATGAATGGACGGAAGCATCACAAATAGGCTTGACCAATCGTCAGTTTACACCTGGACAAGCGACGGATGTTGACGTCACAGAGGATAATTTGCAAGTTTCCGTAACAGGAGAGCAGTTTGAACAGATGGTCCGTGATGTACAGCAATTTATCGAGCAGGGAGATGTTGTACAAGTGAATCTGTCTGTACGTCAGTCAAAACCACTCGAAGCGCCATCTTTATTGATGTATGAAGCGCTGCGTTCGTTCAACCCCTCTCCTTATATGGCTTATATGGCGGCGCCGGATTTTGAAGTAGTCTCCGGTTCACCTGAGTTATTGTTAAAAAAACGTGGAACTGAATTGAGCACTCGTCCAATCGGTGGTACGCGCAAACGCGGTTTGACGGAAACAGAAGACCTCGCTTTGCAGGAAGAATTGGTATCGAATACGAAGGAGAAAGGTGAGCACAAGATGCTTGTCGATCTCGAATGTGCAGACTTTGAAGGAATCTGTCAAGAAGGCACAGTAGAAGTTGATGAATTCATGGTCGTTGAAAAGTACTCACATGTCATGCATTTGGTATCAAATGTACGGGGTACGGCAGCTTCTGAAGATCTTGCGCCCATCATGCACGGAGTTTTCCCTGGTGGTTCAATTACGGGAGATCCTAAACTGCGTACGATGGAAATCATTGAAGAATTGGAGCCGACACGCAGAGGTCTCTACACAGGATCAATGGGATGGATTGGTTTTAATGAAGATTTGGAGCTAAATATCACAATTCGTACGGCATTTATTCAAGCAGGTGTCGTGCATATTCAAGCGGGTGCTGGTCTAGTACCAGATTCAGATCCTGCTTCAGAATATGAAGAGTCTTTGAATAAAGCGAAAGCGCTGTGGCAGGCGAAAGAAATGGCTGAGCTAGTCACTCGTCAAGAAAGTGGGCACTCACATTGA
- the tilS gene encoding tRNA lysidine(34) synthetase TilS gives MKSLQQKVLKFIDKQTLIPPGSRVLVACSGGVDSIALLHFLATHQQFLAIEVGAIHVDHMLRGAESAEDAFVVKQLCEEFGLPFYSEQVPIRAILESQGGNMQQVCRQQRYARFEQTMKSEQFTVLATAHHADDQLETVLIQLSKGQSLNGMPIQRAFHSGKIVRPFLPLKKSELYTYTTQCKIKFREDPSNQQDYYLRNRMRHQVLPLLIEENPSVAVNTVRQTEQRQADEKLLSELASQHWQSIVTYTDEQLPSFQREAFLAIPHALQKRVIQLLLKCLTEPATENAEWHFTLVDELLQHITNTAGNVTIDLANGYRFIRQYDKLLVTKKDIDTASLRPKVLEKGTWHTWGNIQFYWHHVNAHRIQHFLPSDEIRYFQLPKSELPLTARLRITGDRMLLKGMSEPKRIKRILIDEKIGIVQRQQQPVITTASGTVCAVPGVRYGEMFSRCQLEGDSYIWITREGETR, from the coding sequence ATGAAAAGTTTGCAGCAAAAGGTTTTGAAGTTTATCGACAAGCAAACACTGATTCCTCCCGGCTCTCGTGTACTGGTCGCGTGTTCGGGTGGTGTGGATTCCATCGCACTGCTTCACTTTCTTGCGACGCATCAGCAATTTTTGGCCATTGAAGTTGGGGCCATTCATGTAGACCATATGCTCCGTGGAGCTGAATCTGCTGAAGATGCGTTTGTTGTGAAGCAACTATGCGAGGAATTCGGACTACCCTTTTATTCTGAACAAGTGCCTATTCGGGCTATCTTAGAAAGCCAGGGTGGCAATATGCAGCAAGTTTGTCGGCAACAGCGTTATGCACGTTTCGAACAAACGATGAAAAGTGAGCAGTTCACGGTTCTCGCAACAGCCCATCATGCAGATGATCAACTGGAGACGGTATTGATTCAATTGAGTAAAGGACAATCATTAAACGGTATGCCGATACAACGCGCGTTTCATTCGGGTAAAATTGTACGGCCATTCCTTCCGTTAAAAAAAAGCGAACTGTACACGTATACGACACAATGCAAAATAAAGTTCCGGGAAGATCCCAGTAATCAGCAAGATTATTATTTGCGCAATCGTATGCGACACCAAGTGCTACCCCTCTTGATAGAGGAAAATCCATCTGTTGCGGTCAATACGGTACGCCAAACGGAGCAACGTCAAGCGGATGAAAAATTGCTGAGTGAGCTTGCAAGTCAACATTGGCAATCGATTGTTACGTATACGGATGAACAGCTTCCTTCTTTTCAACGGGAGGCATTTCTTGCTATTCCCCACGCTTTACAAAAGCGAGTGATTCAACTACTATTAAAATGTCTGACTGAACCAGCAACAGAGAACGCTGAGTGGCATTTTACATTAGTGGATGAACTGTTACAGCATATTACGAACACAGCTGGGAATGTCACAATTGATTTGGCAAATGGCTATCGGTTTATCAGGCAATATGATAAACTGCTAGTTACAAAAAAGGATATAGATACAGCGTCTCTTCGTCCAAAAGTCCTTGAGAAAGGTACTTGGCATACGTGGGGAAATATTCAATTTTACTGGCATCATGTCAATGCGCATAGGATCCAACACTTTTTACCTTCAGACGAAATTAGGTATTTTCAATTGCCTAAGTCGGAACTGCCGTTAACTGCACGGTTGCGAATTACCGGAGACAGAATGTTGCTCAAAGGAATGTCTGAGCCAAAACGTATAAAGCGGATATTGATTGATGAAAAGATAGGGATCGTGCAAAGACAACAGCAGCCTGTCATTACGACAGCGAGCGGTACTGTGTGTGCGGTGCCTGGTGTACGGTATGGTGAGATGTTTTCGCGCTGCCAACTGGAAGGCGATTCATACATATGGATTACGCGAGAAGGCGAGACAAGATAA
- the pabC gene encoding aminodeoxychorismate lyase has translation MICWMNGEQVHADELRISPFDHGFLYGLGFFETFRTYGGEVFLYDSHMIRLRSALIDYHIEMPYSDEEILMAIHSLYKENGCEDGYYRLNVSAGVHDIGLAPTQYKQPNVLIFQKALHLPAVHTEKDGVWLATTRNEPESVVRHKSHQYANNVKGRLELPSLREIEGLFVTSDGYVAEGITSNIFWVKEGELYTPSLETGILPGTTRAFVMETAGVVGLAVHEGLYMPGELESAEEVFITNAIQELVPIRRVGETRFSGKEGPVYQQLHAGYQQAVNRMKVGDQ, from the coding sequence TTGATTTGCTGGATGAACGGGGAGCAAGTACATGCAGATGAACTACGCATTTCCCCTTTCGATCATGGATTTCTTTACGGATTAGGGTTTTTCGAAACCTTCCGTACGTACGGTGGGGAAGTATTTCTTTATGATTCGCATATGATTCGATTGCGGTCAGCTTTGATTGACTACCATATAGAGATGCCATATAGCGATGAAGAAATTCTAATGGCGATTCATTCTTTATATAAAGAGAATGGCTGCGAGGATGGTTATTACCGATTAAACGTGTCGGCGGGTGTGCATGATATCGGGTTAGCCCCTACTCAATACAAACAACCAAATGTACTGATCTTTCAAAAGGCACTTCATCTACCGGCTGTACATACAGAAAAAGATGGTGTCTGGCTTGCCACGACGCGCAATGAACCTGAAAGTGTTGTTCGTCATAAGTCTCATCAGTATGCAAATAATGTAAAAGGACGTCTCGAATTGCCTTCATTGAGAGAAATAGAAGGCTTATTCGTTACATCTGACGGATATGTAGCAGAAGGCATTACATCGAATATATTTTGGGTAAAAGAAGGCGAGTTGTATACACCTTCATTAGAGACAGGAATTTTACCGGGTACGACACGGGCCTTTGTAATGGAGACCGCGGGAGTAGTTGGATTGGCTGTTCATGAAGGGTTATACATGCCTGGTGAACTCGAATCGGCGGAAGAAGTATTCATTACCAACGCGATTCAGGAACTAGTTCCAATTCGCCGAGTAGGAGAAACGAGGTTTTCTGGCAAAGAAGGACCGGTCTATCAACAATTACATGCCGGTTACCAACAAGCCGTCAACCGAATGAAAGTGGGTGACCAGTAA
- the folP gene encoding dihydropteroate synthase yields MELSKARASYQLGETTINFMEETIIMGILNVTPDSFSDGGKFGKQNPALEHARSMLMDGAKIIDVGGESTRPGHTPVSVEEEIARVVPIIELLTRELGCVISIDTSKAAVAEAAVKAGASIINDVWGAKREPAIAEVAARYGIPIILMHNREDRDYQLPFMEAVIEDLQESIEIAKRAGVSEEMIWLDPGIGFAKDLEQNILAMQGLSSIADLGYPVLLGTSRKGMIGKVLDLPVDERVEGTGATVCYGIEHGGHIMRVHDVKEISRMVKMMDVLTKKAAYTG; encoded by the coding sequence ATGGAACTATCAAAAGCACGTGCCTCTTATCAACTGGGAGAAACGACGATTAATTTTATGGAAGAAACAATCATCATGGGGATACTGAACGTCACACCGGATTCGTTTTCGGATGGTGGGAAATTTGGCAAGCAAAACCCAGCGCTTGAACACGCACGAAGCATGCTCATGGATGGAGCGAAAATCATTGATGTCGGTGGTGAGTCTACCCGTCCGGGGCACACTCCTGTTTCGGTAGAAGAGGAGATAGCGCGGGTTGTGCCGATCATTGAATTACTCACTCGAGAACTCGGCTGTGTAATATCGATTGACACGTCAAAAGCAGCTGTTGCGGAAGCCGCGGTTAAGGCGGGCGCGAGTATAATTAATGACGTGTGGGGAGCAAAGCGTGAACCAGCCATTGCAGAAGTAGCGGCGCGATATGGCATACCGATCATCTTGATGCATAACCGCGAGGATCGTGATTATCAGCTACCGTTCATGGAGGCAGTTATAGAAGATTTGCAAGAGAGTATCGAGATTGCGAAACGAGCAGGAGTTAGTGAAGAGATGATTTGGCTAGATCCAGGTATCGGCTTTGCGAAAGATCTTGAACAGAATATACTAGCGATGCAAGGACTATCTTCGATTGCGGATCTGGGATATCCTGTTTTACTTGGTACGTCCCGTAAAGGCATGATTGGGAAAGTACTCGATTTGCCTGTGGATGAGCGAGTTGAAGGTACAGGCGCCACGGTTTGCTACGGTATTGAGCACGGTGGACATATTATGCGAGTTCACGATGTAAAGGAAATCTCGCGGATGGTCAAGATGATGGATGTACTGACGAAGAAAGCAGCATACACTGGGTAA
- the ftsH gene encoding ATP-dependent zinc metalloprotease FtsH produces MNRILRYFLLYGLIFLAIMGIFSSLNNPNPKMKPIRYDEFITALEQGKVENATYQPLQLVYEVKGEMTDYEKGETFVTNIPENDMDGIREIVAKTNTEIDILPPKETSAWVSFFTGLVPFIIIIILFFFLLNQSQGGGGGKVMNFGKSKAKLQTDDRKKVRFNDVAGADEEKAELEEVVDFLKDASKFVELGARIPKGILLVGPPGTGKTLLARAVAGESGVPFFSISGSDFVEMFVGVGASRVRDLFENAKKNSPCIIFIDEIDAVGRQRGAGLGGGHDEREQTLNQLLVEMDGFEGNEGIIIVAATNRPDILDPALLRPGRFDRQITVGRPDVKGREAVLKVHARNKPLDDTVDMKALAQRTPGFSGADLENLLNEAALVAARRNKLKIDMSDIDEATDRVIAGPAKTNRVISKKERNIVAFHEAGHVVVGLILDDAEIVHKVTIVPRGQAGGYAVMLPKEDRYFMTKPELLDKIAGLLGGRVSEEIVLGEVSTGAHNDFQRATGIARSMVTEYGMSDKIGPMQFGQTQGGQVFLGRDFNSEQNYSEAIAYEIDSEMQIIIKEQYERTRKILTENRELLNLIATTLLEVETLDAEQINHLKDHGTLPDRPYDNNDGGDDDKKIVESPVETAMNETPDSTSVTPDSTGAPSDPSIGDLPSEGGATDKTLPPIDEERRD; encoded by the coding sequence ATGAATCGAATACTTCGATACTTTCTTTTATATGGATTGATCTTCCTTGCAATAATGGGGATATTCAGTTCGCTTAACAATCCAAATCCGAAGATGAAACCAATTCGGTATGATGAATTCATCACAGCGCTGGAACAAGGAAAAGTTGAAAATGCAACTTACCAACCATTACAGCTTGTGTATGAAGTAAAAGGGGAAATGACCGACTACGAAAAAGGTGAAACATTCGTAACGAACATTCCAGAAAATGATATGGACGGCATTCGCGAAATAGTCGCAAAGACAAATACTGAAATTGACATCCTACCGCCAAAAGAAACAAGCGCGTGGGTATCGTTCTTTACAGGACTTGTACCATTCATAATTATTATTATCCTTTTCTTCTTCTTACTGAACCAATCACAAGGCGGCGGTGGCGGCAAGGTGATGAACTTCGGGAAAAGTAAAGCGAAACTGCAAACGGACGATCGAAAGAAAGTACGTTTCAATGATGTTGCAGGTGCAGATGAAGAAAAGGCAGAGCTTGAAGAAGTCGTGGACTTCTTGAAAGACGCCAGTAAGTTTGTGGAGTTAGGCGCACGGATTCCAAAAGGGATCTTGCTAGTTGGACCTCCAGGTACAGGTAAAACATTACTTGCGCGTGCAGTTGCAGGCGAATCTGGTGTACCATTCTTCTCGATTTCAGGTTCTGATTTCGTTGAGATGTTTGTAGGTGTGGGTGCTTCTCGAGTGCGTGACTTGTTCGAGAATGCCAAGAAAAATTCACCATGTATTATCTTTATTGATGAAATTGATGCAGTTGGACGTCAGCGTGGAGCCGGCTTAGGTGGCGGTCACGATGAGCGTGAGCAAACATTGAACCAGTTGCTAGTAGAAATGGATGGATTTGAAGGAAACGAAGGAATTATCATCGTTGCCGCTACAAACCGTCCGGATATTTTGGACCCGGCACTTCTTCGTCCGGGACGTTTTGACCGTCAAATTACGGTTGGTCGTCCAGATGTTAAAGGAAGAGAAGCTGTGTTGAAAGTTCACGCACGTAACAAGCCACTTGACGATACAGTCGATATGAAAGCTCTAGCTCAGCGTACTCCAGGATTCTCTGGCGCGGATCTTGAGAACTTATTGAATGAAGCAGCTCTTGTGGCAGCGAGAAGAAATAAACTAAAAATCGATATGTCCGATATTGATGAAGCAACGGATCGTGTTATTGCAGGTCCTGCAAAAACAAATCGTGTCATTTCGAAAAAAGAACGAAACATCGTCGCGTTCCACGAAGCGGGTCACGTAGTTGTGGGCTTAATACTCGATGATGCAGAAATCGTTCATAAAGTAACTATTGTTCCTCGTGGGCAGGCTGGCGGATACGCAGTCATGCTTCCAAAAGAAGATCGTTACTTCATGACAAAACCTGAACTCCTCGACAAAATTGCGGGTCTTCTAGGTGGACGTGTTTCAGAAGAAATCGTGCTTGGCGAAGTATCAACCGGTGCACATAATGACTTCCAGCGTGCTACAGGTATTGCACGTTCGATGGTTACAGAATACGGAATGAGCGATAAAATCGGTCCGATGCAGTTCGGCCAGACGCAAGGCGGCCAAGTATTCCTTGGACGTGATTTCAATTCTGAGCAAAACTATTCTGAAGCAATCGCATACGAAATTGATTCTGAAATGCAAATTATTATTAAAGAGCAATATGAACGTACAAGAAAGATTTTGACTGAAAACCGAGAATTGCTTAATCTGATCGCAACGACTCTATTGGAAGTCGAAACGTTGGATGCGGAACAAATCAATCACTTGAAAGATCACGGTACTTTGCCTGATCGCCCATACGACAACAACGATGGCGGCGATGATGACAAGAAGATTGTGGAATCCCCTGTGGAAACTGCAATGAATGAAACACCGGATTCAACAAGCGTGACTCCTGATAGTACGGGCGCACCATCAGACCCGTCAATCGGTGACTTGCCAAGTGAAGGTGGGGCAACAGATAAGACACTACCACCAATTGATGAAGAACGCAGAGACTAA
- a CDS encoding type III pantothenate kinase, whose translation MLLVLDTGNTNIVLGVYEGDQLKYHWRMETYRHKTEDEYAMQVKAMFQHVGLSFEDITGIIISSVVPPVMFPLEQMCKKYFNQKPMVVGPGVKTGLNIKYENPREVGADRIVNAVAAIREYGSPLIIVDFGTATTYCYVNENGEYMGGSIAPGIKISMEALFDRASKLPRVQLARPEHVVGKNTVAAMQSGIVFGYVGQVEGIVNRIKEDCKVEPTVIATGGMAELIASETKVIDVVDNFLTLKGLHLIYERNL comes from the coding sequence ATGTTATTAGTATTAGATACAGGTAATACCAATATTGTGTTAGGCGTATATGAAGGGGATCAACTGAAGTACCACTGGCGTATGGAAACCTATCGTCATAAGACAGAGGATGAATACGCCATGCAAGTTAAAGCGATGTTTCAGCATGTGGGGCTTTCATTCGAAGACATTACTGGCATTATTATTTCTTCTGTGGTGCCGCCTGTTATGTTCCCGTTAGAGCAAATGTGTAAAAAATACTTCAATCAGAAGCCGATGGTCGTTGGGCCAGGTGTGAAAACAGGATTGAATATTAAGTATGAAAATCCTCGCGAAGTCGGTGCAGATCGAATCGTTAATGCGGTAGCGGCGATCCGTGAATATGGTAGCCCGCTGATAATCGTTGACTTTGGAACAGCTACTACGTATTGCTACGTGAACGAAAACGGCGAATACATGGGTGGTTCCATTGCGCCTGGCATAAAGATCTCTATGGAGGCGTTATTTGACCGCGCTTCAAAATTGCCACGCGTTCAACTTGCGCGGCCCGAGCATGTTGTTGGTAAAAATACCGTCGCTGCTATGCAGTCTGGTATTGTCTTTGGTTATGTTGGACAAGTAGAAGGTATTGTTAACCGTATAAAAGAGGATTGTAAAGTAGAACCTACAGTCATAGCGACAGGTGGAATGGCAGAATTGATTGCATCTGAAACAAAAGTAATTGATGTAGTAGATAACTTCCTGACACTAAAAGGATTACATTTAATTTATGAAAGAAATTTGTAA